The nucleotide window TCCTTTCTTCTGACTACTGAAACAGTAGGAGATCTCTTCAGCCAGTTGTGGACAGTTGCACTTACGAAATTAATGCTAAAGTTGCTAACCCATATCTAATGAATTTTTCATAGAAAAATacttttgatttaattttttgtgccAGAATCTTGCAATCATTTATTTAACACGATTAAGTCCATCTCTGAGAAATTTACCTTGATTTCTGAGTTTCTTCTTTCGTATATACAAGATAAACCCCACTATTAGCATTCCCACCAGAAAAAGTACAGAGCTGATTACAATTCCAGCTAGCCTTTTCTTGTTGAACTTGCTCTTTTTCTCAATATCATCTGAAAGATCACAAGTGTAATATAATAAGCATGTCATTTGGAGAGCAATTTTTCGTGTTGCAGTTAATTGAGATTCTAATATTCCTTATTTTAGCATGCATTACATAACTGCAGATTGAGAGCACCATGGCCAACAGCAGAGACAACCAAACAACACTTCTGGTTTTCATGGTAATACTTCTGGGTAGAAAAACAAGTGTCTGTTCCTGATTATGGGCCGGATCTAGGAAATGCTCTAGGTTTACCGAACtgcttaaaaattaaaacgaaCTCATTTTCCCCCGACCTCAGAAAATAAGTGATAATTAATGTTATCTACTGTTggaaagaagaacaaaagtaaGATCAGACAAAATTCTAAAAGCCACCTAGTTCTGAAGAAGCCAGCCGTATATAGAGGTCTTGAGAATCAGATTGGAAGGTTCTTATGTCAGTGAGGTCTCCAAACCAAAGCAAGCAGCCACTTCCTCCATCCCTGATATCTAAATTTGCATATGACGTACATGAGCAGTTTTCCAAACATAATCCCTTGCATTCCTTGAGGCTCTTGCTCTTATCAAACCATGAGGAAGATGTGTCCGGCAATTTAAAGCTAGTGTATTTAAAGAAGCCATCATTATAGCTGCAAGATAATGGAGTATTTCGAACACACCCATCAGACCAATTCTGTGAATTCCATTGTTCTGGCGATTTTGGTATAAATCCCTTCAAGCATGTACATACAGGAGCATTACTGATGTTGCAGCTAGAATATGAACCACAGAAGGCATAAATTTCACACTGGTCTTGTTGGGTTGAAAAGAATGGTTCCCAACTATGTGTGTTTTCAATCCATGTGAACCACTGTGCAATGCCAAATGGGTTCAATGCATATCGCGAGAGCATAGACTTGTTTAGGAGTCTGTACTCATAATAAACCTCATCCTTGttcaagaaaaattcaaactcaGATAGTGGGTTTGGTCGACTGATAGATCCTGTTAATCGAAGGCCGTTCGATGAACCTGATCGAGTTTTTATCTTAGCTCCCTTCATAACAACAAGTTGTGGTAAACCATAAGGAGTCATCCGTAGTGAAAACTCTCCTCGAGCAGGATCTTCTGTGCTCTTCCAAGACGAAACATACCTTTCTAAACCAGTAACGAAGTCCCATCCAAGCTTCATTTCTGGTAGGAATGTGTCACAAGGATAATCAAAACTCTGCCACAGGAAGTTATCAGGGTTAGTTTCGTTTGCATTTTTCACAACAAGATTTCCCGAATCCAATAGTTGTGATACTGGATTATCTACAGTTCTTGATGAGTTGGATGACCATACAACGCCGTTTGAGCTATTGAGAAGGACTAGAACTCCTTGATCagtgacctttaaaactcctgAAGAATCATCAAGTGGTGTTTCTCTGTTGGCTACCCATACTACTATCTCATTAGAAATAGTGTACCATATCCCCAGGTATCGGCTTGTCAATTTACCAGGGCTGAAGAATCCTAGTTGAAAGGTTCCACCTGCTGAAACTAGAGTTTGATCACCTCTAATATATTGATTTGGAGAGATAGTGTCTAGTGTATTTGTAGTGGAGGTTCTCACGAAGGAGAATAATAATGAGCACACAAAAAGGGTTCTCAAGGCAATATTCTGATCAGAATGCATAACTTTagtgaaaaaaacaatatataacatatatgCAGAGAAGTTAGAAGAAGTAAAATGGAAGATCTCAAGCGTTCGATTGGCTATAAGCTTGTTTTGGTCTTTATGGCTTTCTTCCTTCAACCTCTGTGTCAAGTTTCAGGGCTATTAAGTCTTTTGTTAGGCTTGGATTTCTTCAATGACAGGGCAACttggtttaaaaaaacttGGTCTCAGCAAAAGAAACTCATAAATTAATACACATGTTGGTCACAAGAGGAAGACTCAGTGAAGTTGACAACCTATAAATTtactaaaacaaaagaaatagatTGTCGAGAAGCCTTACTGAGCAAGAAAAAGACCTCTCCCCCAGCTTCCATGAAGCTTCACTTGTGTCTCTGAAAATCCAACGTCTTTCAGTAAACATATTGATCATTCCAACCTCAACATCTAAGATCACCATCATGTCAGGTCCTGTGCTTCAATGGCCCAATTCAAAGCCAGGATGAGTAAACGAGTCAGTCATGTTTGTGATTCCCAAGCAGAAACAAAACTTGAAATCGAAAATTCGATTAATGttgaaaaatgaaagcttTTTCTTCGAAAACATTACTTCTAGAGCAGAAACTGTTGCATGCCAGAGCAATGCAATCCACCTATGTTAAGTACAACCTTCACATGCATACTTGCTCTGCCCATAACAATTTCAGCTTTGGAAATAATGTTTCCAAGcaagcttttgtttttcctgtCACAACCTTGTTCATATGAAAAAGATGAGCTTAGCAGTTAGCTGGTGTCATCAAAGTCTGAAATTCAACAAAGCTAAATAAAGtcataataaaatttcatCAGCATTCAAGTATATGTGTAATATACTAGTATCTACCAAGACTAAAATTTTGTCTGCTAGACAAACCGTTGCTAtgacttttgtattttcttttagaaAGATACGAAAATGACTCATTTGTTGACAAAACTGATCAAAACTTGAACATATTCACACTGCATCATTAGTTCGTTTCTAATGTTTTTGCTTTGAACACACATGAAAAAGTCACAAGTTTTTCTCTCACATTTTTCTGTCAACCAAGGAAATGTAAATTCAGACCACATTGAAAACCTTATCAAATGGTTAAAAGAGTATTTATCCATGATTTAAAAGCTACCCATCAACATCTCTCATCTCACCTGAGCCTTAGGTTCTTGTAATTTTACTGTAATTCCGAGAATGTGCGACGTGCCCGTCACATGTTCGACCAAATTCCTGAACCAGACTGGCGAGCATGGACAACATGAATCCATAAAGCCTTACACTTTGAGCGCTTGGCAAATTTCGAACCAACTGCATTCAACAAGTCTGCTCTGCTCTTTAAAATTCTCACAATGTGTTACTTGCTGCTGAGCTGACAATTCTGTAGCTTGGTACTTTTGTTTGTCTGCTGTTcttgcgtttttttttttttttttggctgagATCTGGTGCTCTACTTCTATGGTTGGATTATTATGCCATATATAGcatcaatattttttaattgcatagatttttttataaatatttcggTTCTTTAATTAAGACAGTAAAATACTCGGGAATCAACCAATCATTGGCACCAGTTGCTCCCCATTACAGGATTTTAtatcaacaaaaacaataagtCTCTgccataaaaatacaaatctaGACAAATTTTATGGCTGTTAACTTCTCTGGGGGAGCAAAACAGAGCTAAGAAAAATAACAGCAAGCCTATAGCTCCTTAAAGTTTCTACCACAATccaaaatttttttgtttgtgccGTAGGAACTGCTCCAAATTAACTTATAACTCAATAACATGTGTGGTCCACAATATGAATAATCTTAATTCAATGTTTCGCATCTAAGCCTACAAGGTTCAAGTCAAGCTTACATGCCAAACACATTTTGGTGACGGTACACAGGAGCATTAATAGGCACCAGACAGATTGAAGATCATCTACCGAGCCTCTAACAATGTAGTGCTGAAATTATTTTCCGACAAATCACGCACCCTTGACGGATCATCAGGTAGAGTTCGTTCGGTGTAAAAACCAGGTTGCTTTGGTGGGGGCAATGCAACCTCACTGCTCAGCATTAGAACCACAGATGACATGCTTGGTCTATCTTCAGGTACTTGTTGCACGCATAACAGAGCCACATGAAGACACCGTAATACTTCGGATATGGTGCACGAATCGCTTAGCGACTTATCAATCAGTTCCAGTGGAATATTTTGGATCCATAGTGTCCATGcctaaaacaaattaagacATTTGTTATGTTAGCAGGTTAGGTTTCATGTCCCTATCCCTCTATGTCATAACAAAAGGAGAATTGTTACTTGCATACCCTCTATAATAGTATACTTTAAATGGCAGGCCATTGGAGGAAGTACTTAGAGGATTGCaccatcaaaataaaatagtttttgTACTTACATGTCCAAGAAGGTTAAGATGGTGATCTGGATGCCAAAATCCCCTGTTCTTCTGCCTACTCAATATCTCTAGCAGTATAACACCAAAGCTAAATACATCTGATTTCGTCGAGAAAATTCCATCAACTGCATATTCAGGGGGCATATAGCCACTGGGAAATGAAATTGCAGTAAGAAAGAATCTCAGAAACAGCAGAACGAAAAATTCAACACGAAAATAAGTTCAAGCCTTACTATGTTCCAACCACTCTTTTTGTATTACCCCGACTTTGATCGGCACCAAATATTCTGGCCAGGCCAAAGTCAGAAATCTTTGGGTTCATATCATTATCAAGCAAAATATTGCTAGCTTTCAGATCTCTATGGATAATCCTTAATCTAGAGTCTTGGTGAAGATAAAGAAGTCCTCGAGCAATTCCATCAATAATGTGGAAGCACTTAGGCCAGTCGAGCAATTTCGCTCTTCCCTggtctgaaatttttttagtatGTTAATTAGTTCAGTACCACGTTGAATAATAAGTATATAAGGGGAGGATGATATGATTCAAAAGCTATGTGGTTGAGTTGGGAGAGGAACATACCAAAAATATAGAAATCCAAACTTCTGTTGGCCATGAATTCATATATTAAGATTTTTTCGTCATCTTGAGTGCAACAACCAAGAAGCTTTACAAGATTGCGGTGCTGAAGTTTGGCTATCAGTATAACTTCATTTTTGAACTCCCTCATTCCTTGTCCAGAATCCTTTGAAAGCCTCTTTACTGCAATTTCTTTCCCTCCTATCAATGTACCCTATGGAATGGATCATCATTCAGAAAAGCCAACTTGACGCAAAAGTAATCTAGTTTTAGTTGAATTACTTTATCTTACCTGGTATACTGGTCCAAAACCACCTTCTCCCAGCTTGTTTCTGCTTGAAAAGCCATTAGTGGCATGAACTATTGTGTTGAAGTCAAATAGTGGCAACTCTCTGTCTTCCCGGTCTTCTCCAAGGTCATCCTTTTTTCTGACTACTGAAACAGTAGGAGATCTCTTCAGCTAGATGTGGACAGTTGCACTGATGAAATTAATGCTAACCCCTatctaatgaattttttatagtAAAAATACTTTTGATTTAGTGTTTTGTGCCAGAATCTTGCAATCGTCTATTTAACATGATTAAGTCCATGTCTGAGAAATGTACCTTGATTTCTGAGTTTCTTCTTTCGTATATACAAGATAAACCCCGCTATTAGCATTACCACTAGAAAAAGTATGGAGCTGATTACAATTCCAGCTTGCCTTTTCTTCTTGAACTTGCTCCTTTTCTCAATGTCATCTGAAAGATCACAAGTGCAATATAATAAGCACGTCATTTGGAGAGCAATTTTCATGTTGAAGTTAATTGAGATTCTaatattcctttttttataaataaaacaatggATTATGCCAGATTAGCTCATGCACAAACGTCCACAACCCTCAAAGAGGGGATCAACACATTCTGGGAGCCCCCGCCGGTCCCCTTgatcataattttattaatagacaagaaacataaagaaaacaagaatagCAGAGGGGACCTAACCAAAACCCTGCAGGAAAGAAAGACAGTGATACAAAGGCACATCAACATGCTGACCCAAGAAACCAAAACTCTGAAATCTGTCCATGATTATGGTCCGGATGTAGAAAATGCTCTAGTTTTACCGACCTGCTTATAACTACTACCTCCTCAACCCcctctaaaaataaaaaaataaagacaaaaaagaactCATTTCCCCTGACCTCAGAAAATAAGTGATAATGTTATATATTATTGGAAAGAATACCAAAGGTAAGATCAGACAAAATTCTAAAAGCTACCTAGTTCTGAAGAAGCCAGCCGTATATAGAGGTCTTGAGAATCAGATGGCAAGGCTCTTATGTCAATGAGGTTACCGAACCAAAGTAAGCAGCCACTTCCTCCATCCCTGATATCTAAATTTGCATATGCGGTACATGAGCAGTTTTCCAAACATAATCTCTTGCATTCGTTGAGGCTCATGCTCTTATCAAACCATGAGGAAGATGTGTCTGGCAATTTAAAGCTAGTGTATTTAAAGAACTCATCTTTATAGCTGCAAGCTAATGGAGTATTTCGAATACACCCATCAGAccaattttgtgaattccaaTGTTCTGTCGATTTTGGTATAAATCCCTTCAGGCATGCACATACAGGAGCATCACTGGTGTCGCAGCTAGAATATGCACCACAGAAGGCATAAATTTCACACTCATCTTGTTGGGTTGAAAAGAAGGGTTCCCAACTATGTGTATTTTCAATCCATGTGAACCACTGTGCAATGCCAGATGGGGTCAATACATATCTTGAGGGAATAGACCTGTTTAGGAGTCTGTACTCATAATAAACCTCATCCTTATTtaagaaaaactcaaactcagaTGGGGTTGATCGTCTCATAGATCCTGTTAATTGAACGCCGTTCCATGAACCTGATCTAGTCTGTATCTTAGTTCCCTTCATAACAAAAAGTTGTGGTAAACCGTGAGGACTCATCCATAGTGAAAACTCTCCTCGAGCAGGATCTTCTGTGCTCTTCCAACACGAAACATACCTGTCTAAACCAGTAACGAAGTCCCAACCAAGCTTCATTTCTGGTAGGAATGTATCACAAGGATAATCAAAACTCTGCCACAAGAAGTTATCAGGGTTAGTTTCGTTTGCATCTTTCACAACAAGATTTCCCGAATCCAATAGTTGTGATACTGGATTATCTACAGTTCTTGATGAGTTAGATGACCATACAATGCCGTTTGAGCTATTGAGAAGGACAAGAACTCCTTGATCagtgacctttaaaactccggAAGAATCATCAAGTGGTGTTTCTCGGTTGGCTACCCATACTACTATCTCATTGGAAATAGTGTACCATATCCCCAGGTATCGGCCTGTCAATTTACCAGGGCTGAAGAATCCCAGTTGAAAGGTTCCACCTGCTGAAACTAGAGTTTGATCATCTCTAATATATTGATTTGGAGAGAGTGTGCCTAGTGTATTTGTAATGGAGGTTCTCACGaaggagaaaaataatgagcacACAAAAAGGGTTCTCAAGGCGATATTCTGATAAGAATGCATAActttaatgaagaaaaaaaaagcaatacaTAACATATATGCAGAGAAGTTGGAAGAAGTAAATTGGAAGATCTCAAGCGTTCGATTGGCTATAAGCTTGTTTCAGTCTCTATGGATACTATTTAAAAGTAAGCCCCAAAAGGCCTTACTTTCTCTGTCCAACTTTACCTGGAGATGTACTTCTATATATGCGCTCTAGATATTAATACGACAGTCATGGAGGATACTTCAACCTGGTATATGTCAATTTTCTTCAGTTCACACAATGCTTCTATTATACAGTCTAGATTGccaatcaaattgaaatttaagaTGCAATATGTCTAGTATTGACAACTATTAGTATGATTATGGCTTTCTTCCTTCAACCTCTGTGTCAAGTTTCAAGGCTATTAAGTCTTTTGTTAGGCTTGGATTTCTTCAATGACAGGGCAACTTGGTTTAAAAGAACTTGGACTCAGCAAAAGAAACTCATAAATTAATACACATGTTGGTCACAAGAGGAAGACTCAATGAAGCTGACAAAATTgactaaaacaaaagaaatagatTGTCGAGAAGCCTTACCAAGACTAAAATTTTGTCTACTAGACAAACCGTTGCTATgacttttgtatttttttttttttttcttttagaaagATACGAAAATGACTCATTTGTTGACAAAACTGATCAAAACTTGAACATATTCACACTGCATCATCAGTTCGTTTCTAATGTTTTTGCTTTGAACACACATGAAAAAGTCACAAGTTTTTCTCTCACATTTTTCTGTCAACCAAGGAAATGTAAATTCAGACCACATTGAAAACCTTATCAAATGGTTAAAAGAGTATTTATCCATGATTTAAAAGCTACCCAACAACATCTCTCATCTCACCTGAGCCTTAGGTTCTTGTAATTTACTGTAATTCCTAGAATTTGCGATGCGCCCTTCACATGTCCGACCAAATTCCTGAACCAGACTGGCGAGCATGGACAACATAAATCCATAAAGCTTTACACTTAGAGTGCTTCAATGGCCCAATTCAAAGCCAGGATGAGTAAACGACTCAGTCATGTTTGTGATTGCCAAgcagaataaaaaaaactttaaatcaaaatatggaTTAATATTGAAGAACGAAagctttttctttgaaaacgTTACTTCTAGAGCAGAAACTATTGCATGCCAGTGCAATGCAATCCTCCTATGTTAAGTACAACCTTCACATGCATGCTTGCTCTGCCCACAACAATTTGAGCTCTGGAAATAATATTTCCAAGCAAGCTTGTTTTTCTTAGCACAACCTTAGCAGTTAGCTGGGGTCAAGGATTAGCTCAGCTCAAGCTCAACTGAAATTCAAAACTGATAACTTATGGAAAACCCAATTTGAATTCaacaaacataaaacataaaattaccTAAATGGATGGATTCTTTTACATTGTTAGCAATTCACATATTTTCTGCTTGTTAGTTGACAGTTTTATATACCTAGGGGGAGTAAGACCATAgttaaattttcttcttctttttttggtaagtACCATGAGGTGTCTGGGCCAGCTTGCTCGCACCTCGACTAATCCCCACTCGCGGATCTAAGCCTGCCGCTAGCCACCAGGTGTTGTAACTGCTGGGACTCGAACTGGGAAGCGAACCTAACCGAACCCCAGAACCTTACCCAAATGGCAGACAAACCACTGGGCCACTCTTGGTTGGTTTTCTGCAACAACccaaaaaccccaaatcctTTCTTTGTCGTAAGGTAGGAACTGCTCCAAGCAAACTTCAATTCAATCACTTCTTTCTTGCATAATATGGATAATCCCAGGTCATAGTTTTCCTGTAAGGTTGTAGACAACCAGCCATATCCAGTATGTGATGGTAGAGAGAAGCATGAACAATCACCAGAATCATGATCTACCGTCCCTCTACCACTGTAATGAAATTATCCGCTGAACATGGGGGCATCATTGATGGTGAACCGGGGACACTTCGTTCAGTGTAAAAACCAGGCTGCTTTGGTGGAGGCAAGGTAATATCACTGCTCAACATCAGAACCACAGATGACATGCTTGGTCTATCTTCAGGTACTCTTTGCACACATAACAGCCCGACATGAAGACACCTTAAAACTTCAGATATGGTGCACGAATCACTTAATGTCTTATCAATCAGTTCCAATGGTTTCTCTTGATTCCATAGTGTCCATgccttaaaaaattgaaacataTATGATATGTTATTAGGCATATATGGCATGTCATTGAATTCAAGGAGGTGCTTCGAAGATTGCACCATCTAATTCACTAGTTTCTTCAAAGTAAAATGATAGTACTTAATGCTTTATACTAACATGTCCAAGAAGGTTAAGGTGGTGATCTGGGTGAGAAAATCCCCTGTTCTTTTGCCTACTCAACATCTCTAGCAGTATAACTCCAAAGCTAAAGACATCAGATTTCATCGAGAAAATTCCATCAACTGCATATTCAGGAGACATGTAACCACTGCACAATCAAATTGCAGTGAGTaagaaattcaacaaaaacagCACAATGTAAAATGTAACCATATTAAATATACTTACTACGTTCCAACCACTCTTTTTGTATTACCCTGACTCTGATCACCACCAAATGTTTTAGCGAGGCCGAAGTCTGAAATCTTAGGGTTCATACTATTATCAAGCAGGATATTGCTAGCTTTCAAATCTCTATGGATAATCCTTAATCTAGAGTCTTGGTGAAGATAAAGAAGCCCTCTAGAAATTCCACCAATAATGTGGAAGCACGTAGGCCAGTCAAACAACTTTTGTCCCTCTTGAtctaaagaaaatttgagacTGTTAACTCTATGCAACATTGAATCCTTGTGTATATAAGATTAAAGGCGAAGAATGGTATTGACTTAAAAGCCATATGTTGGCTTTAGAGAGAACCataccaaaaataaagaagtccAAGCTTCCGTTGGGCATGAATTCATATATCAAgattttttcatcttctttaatGCAACAACCCAAAAGCTTTACAAGATTGCGATGCTGAAGTCCGGCTATCAGTATAACTTCATTCTTGAACTCCTGCAGTCCTTGTCCGGAATCCTTTGAAAGCCTTTTCACTGCAATTTCTTCCCCTCCTATCAATGTACCCTATGGATCATCGTTTAGAAAAGTCTTAAAACTTGTATCACATAAATAGCTCACTTTAGTTGCATAAAATATTGTTACCTTATACACAGGTCCAAAACCAC belongs to Prunus persica cultivar Lovell chromosome G4, Prunus_persica_NCBIv2, whole genome shotgun sequence and includes:
- the LOC18781140 gene encoding G-type lectin S-receptor-like serine/threonine-protein kinase At4g27290 isoform X3; translation: MLCIAFFFFIKVMHSYQNIALRTLFVCSLFFSFVRTSITNTLGTLSPNQYIRDDQTLVSAGGTFQLGFFSPGKLTGRYLGIWYTISNEIVVWVANRETPLDDSSGVLKVTDQGVLVLLNSSNGISFDYPCDTFLPEMKLGWDFVTGLDRYVSCWKSTEDPARGEFSLWMSPHGLPQLFVMKGTKIQTRSGSWNGVQLTGSMRRSTPSEFEFFLNKDEVYYEYRLLNRSIPSRYVLTPSGIAQWFTWIENTHSWEPFFSTQQDECEIYAFCGAYSSCDTSDAPVCACLKGFIPKSTEHWNSQNWSDGCIRNTPLACSYKDEFFKYTSFKLPDTSSSWFDKSMSLNECKRLCLENCSCTAYANLDIRDGGSGCLLWFGNLIDIRALPSDSQDLYIRLASSELDDIEKRSKFKKKRQAGIVISSILFLVVMLIAGFILYIRKKKLRNQVVRKKDDLGEDREDRELPLFDFNTIVHATNGFSSRNKLGEGGFGPVYQGTLIGGKEIAVKRLSKDSGQGMREFKNEVILIAKLQHRNLVKLLGCCTQDDEKILIYEFMANRSLDFYIFDQGRAKLLDWPKCFHIIDGIARGLLYLHQDSRLRIIHRDLKASNILLDNDMNPKISDFGLARIFGADQSRGNTKRVVGTYGYMPPEYAVDGIFSTKSDVFSFGVILLEILSRQKNRGFWHPDHHLNLLGHAWTLWIQNIPLELIDKSLSDSCTISEVLRCLHVALLCVQQVPEDRPSMSSVVLMLSSEVALPPPKQPGFYTERTLPDDPSRVRDLSENNFSTTLLEAR
- the LOC18781140 gene encoding G-type lectin S-receptor-like serine/threonine-protein kinase At4g27290 isoform X1, yielding MLCIAFFFFIKVMHSYQNIALRTLFVCSLFFSFVRTSITNTLGTLSPNQYIRDDQTLVSAGGTFQLGFFSPGKLTGRYLGIWYTISNEIVVWVANRETPLDDSSGVLKVTDQGVLVLLNSSNGIVWSSNSSRTVDNPVSQLLDSGNLVVKDANETNPDNFLWQSFDYPCDTFLPEMKLGWDFVTGLDRYVSCWKSTEDPARGEFSLWMSPHGLPQLFVMKGTKIQTRSGSWNGVQLTGSMRRSTPSEFEFFLNKDEVYYEYRLLNRSIPSRYVLTPSGIAQWFTWIENTHSWEPFFSTQQDECEIYAFCGAYSSCDTSDAPVCACLKGFIPKSTEHWNSQNWSDGCIRNTPLACSYKDEFFKYTSFKLPDTSSSWFDKSMSLNECKRLCLENCSCTAYANLDIRDGGSGCLLWFGNLIDIRALPSDSQDLYIRLASSELDDIEKRSKFKKKRQAGIVISSILFLVVMLIAGFILYIRKKKLRNQVVRKKDDLGEDREDRELPLFDFNTIVHATNGFSSRNKLGEGGFGPVYQGTLIGGKEIAVKRLSKDSGQGMREFKNEVILIAKLQHRNLVKLLGCCTQDDEKILIYEFMANRSLDFYIFDQGRAKLLDWPKCFHIIDGIARGLLYLHQDSRLRIIHRDLKASNILLDNDMNPKISDFGLARIFGADQSRGNTKRVVGTYGYMPPEYAVDGIFSTKSDVFSFGVILLEILSRQKNRGFWHPDHHLNLLGHAWTLWIQNIPLELIDKSLSDSCTISEVLRCLHVALLCVQQVPEDRPSMSSVVLMLSSEVALPPPKQPGFYTERTLPDDPSRVRDLSENNFSTTLLEAR
- the LOC18781140 gene encoding G-type lectin S-receptor-like serine/threonine-protein kinase At4g27290 isoform X4, encoding MRRSTPSEFEFFLNKDEVYYEYRLLNRSIPSRYVLTPSGIAQWFTWIENTHSWEPFFSTQQDECEIYAFCGAYSSCDTSDAPVCACLKGFIPKSTEHWNSQNWSDGCIRNTPLACSYKDEFFKYTSFKLPDTSSSWFDKSMSLNECKRLCLENCSCTAYANLDIRDGGSGCLLWFGNLIDIRALPSDSQDLYIRLASSELDDIEKRSKFKKKRQAGIVISSILFLVVMLIAGFILYIRKKKLRNQVVRKKDDLGEDREDRELPLFDFNTIVHATNGFSSRNKLGEGGFGPVYQGTLIGGKEIAVKRLSKDSGQGMREFKNEVILIAKLQHRNLVKLLGCCTQDDEKILIYEFMANRSLDFYIFDQGRAKLLDWPKCFHIIDGIARGLLYLHQDSRLRIIHRDLKASNILLDNDMNPKISDFGLARIFGADQSRGNTKRVVGTYGYMPPEYAVDGIFSTKSDVFSFGVILLEILSRQKNRGFWHPDHHLNLLGHAWTLWIQNIPLELIDKSLSDSCTISEVLRCLHVALLCVQQVPEDRPSMSSVVLMLSSEVALPPPKQPGFYTERTLPDDPSRVRDLSENNFSTTLLEAR
- the LOC18781140 gene encoding G-type lectin S-receptor-like serine/threonine-protein kinase At4g27290 isoform X2: MLCIAFFFFIKVMHSYQNIALRTLFVCSLFFSFVRTSITNTLGTLSPNQYIRDDQTLVSAGGTFQLGFFSPGKLTGRYLGIWYTISNEIVVWVANRETPLDDSSGVLKVTDQGVLVLLNSSNGIVWSSNSSRTVDNPVSQLLDSGNLVVKDANETNPDNFLWQSFDYPCDTFLPEMKLGWDFVTGLDRYVSCWKSTEDPARGEFSLWMSPHGLPQLFVMKGTKIQTRSGSWNGVQLTGSMRRSTPSEFEFFLNKDEVYYEYRLLNRSIPSRYVLTPSGIAQWFTWIENTHSWEPFFSTQQDECEIYAFCGAYSSCDTSDAPVCACLKGFIPKSTEHWNSQNWSDGCIRNTPLACSYKDEFFKYTSFKLPDTSSSWFDKSMSLNECKRLCLENCSCTAYANLDIRDGGSGCLLWFGNLIDIRALPSDSQDLYIRLASSELDDIEKRSKFKKKRQAGIVISSILFLVVMLIAGFILYIRKKKLRNQVRKKDDLGEDREDRELPLFDFNTIVHATNGFSSRNKLGEGGFGPVYQGTLIGGKEIAVKRLSKDSGQGMREFKNEVILIAKLQHRNLVKLLGCCTQDDEKILIYEFMANRSLDFYIFDQGRAKLLDWPKCFHIIDGIARGLLYLHQDSRLRIIHRDLKASNILLDNDMNPKISDFGLARIFGADQSRGNTKRVVGTYGYMPPEYAVDGIFSTKSDVFSFGVILLEILSRQKNRGFWHPDHHLNLLGHAWTLWIQNIPLELIDKSLSDSCTISEVLRCLHVALLCVQQVPEDRPSMSSVVLMLSSEVALPPPKQPGFYTERTLPDDPSRVRDLSENNFSTTLLEAR